The proteins below are encoded in one region of Sulfolobus islandicus Y.N.15.51:
- a CDS encoding phosphate-starvation-inducible PsiE family protein has protein sequence MARLSDKDLIKFIGYIIRIILLFGIGVQMVITIYGIISSIFSLNLLDLVNVTITGPLLILVLIELYIAVNSYLSGKERSIINVIDAGISFFVRELILELFSQNYNITNILIIAGVVGILSFSRFIANR, from the coding sequence ATGGCAAGACTCAGTGATAAGGATTTAATAAAATTTATAGGTTATATTATCCGAATCATTTTATTATTTGGAATAGGAGTACAAATGGTAATAACTATTTATGGTATAATATCTAGCATATTTTCTCTAAATTTATTAGATTTGGTAAACGTAACTATAACTGGTCCATTACTAATTTTAGTATTAATAGAATTATACATTGCCGTAAACAGCTACTTGTCTGGAAAAGAAAGAAGTATAATCAACGTAATAGATGCTGGTATATCATTCTTCGTTAGAGAACTAATTCTTGAGCTGTTCTCCCAGAATTACAACATTACTAACATATTGATAATAGCGGGCGTAGTTGGAATATTATCATTCTCTAGATTTATCGCAAATCGTTGA
- a CDS encoding GIY-YIG nuclease family protein encodes MNYLTRVCEPIAVFAIKHVEEKELTSLLSKNNAYIEKFGCSDNKNAISHLFIVGDLKELSSTICDKSRE; translated from the coding sequence ATTAACTACTTAACAAGAGTTTGTGAACCAATTGCAGTATTTGCAATAAAGCATGTTGAGGAGAAAGAACTAACCTCGTTATTAAGTAAAAATAATGCATACATAGAAAAATTTGGATGTAGCGATAACAAAAATGCAATATCTCATTTATTTATAGTGGGTGATTTAAAAGAACTTAGTTCAACGATTTGCGATAAATCTAGAGAATGA
- a CDS encoding sulfite oxidase-like oxidoreductase: MEEVQKPPNQKYIKNFIVYAEFGIPEVNLESYRLKVSGEVENSLSFTYDELMKLPRREIIEDFHCVTGWSIKSVKWEGIPFKLLIETAKVKKDVNWVMFYSLDGYTSIIPYEDVLKDNVIVALFMNGEKLPLKHGFPARPIIPHLYAWKSAKWLTEIEFIKDYVDGYWEERGYHERGNVWEEERFKGQGGKHLRRRPVL; encoded by the coding sequence ATGGAAGAAGTTCAGAAACCACCAAATCAAAAATATATAAAGAATTTTATTGTCTATGCTGAGTTTGGTATACCAGAAGTTAACTTAGAATCATATAGGTTAAAAGTAAGTGGGGAGGTAGAGAATTCTCTCTCATTTACATATGACGAATTAATGAAATTGCCAAGAAGGGAAATAATCGAGGATTTCCATTGTGTAACTGGTTGGTCGATAAAGAGCGTTAAATGGGAGGGAATTCCATTTAAATTATTGATTGAGACTGCTAAGGTGAAAAAGGATGTGAATTGGGTCATGTTCTACAGTCTAGACGGTTATACATCAATAATACCCTATGAGGATGTATTAAAGGATAATGTAATTGTCGCATTGTTTATGAATGGGGAAAAGTTACCTTTAAAGCATGGTTTTCCAGCTAGACCAATAATTCCTCATTTATATGCGTGGAAAAGCGCAAAGTGGTTAACAGAAATTGAGTTCATAAAGGATTATGTTGACGGATATTGGGAGGAAAGAGGATATCATGAAAGAGGAAATGTGTGGGAGGAAGAGAGATTTAAAGGTCAAGGGGGTAAACATTTAAGAAGAAGACCGGTTCTATGA